Proteins from one Anopheles nili chromosome 2, idAnoNiliSN_F5_01, whole genome shotgun sequence genomic window:
- the LOC128720045 gene encoding protein FAM177A1 has product MTKVEIPLKTKSETSDAFIQNEKDVEVRVRAPKRVLHFCDGTLEEFSDDDTDQVDNPEPAPVDESKLKWSEWMRYKTCKFGSTVLAGCDYVGEGLASFLGITTPKYSYEIEQFKRMQAEQHEEDRAIQTFVEQHRPQNGDTGHSVIQPPSAVPKPETGTSEVYMENEIQKF; this is encoded by the exons ATGACGAAGGTGGAAATCCCGCTGAAAACCAAATCCGAAACATCGGATGCATTCATTCAAAACGAGAAGGACGTTGAGGTGCGAGTGCGAGCCCCGAAGCGAGTGCTGCATTTCTGCGATGGAACGCTGGAAGAGTTCAGCGATGACGACACCGACCAGGTGGATAACCCTGAGCCAGCTCCCGTAGACGAG TCAAAGCTAAAGTGGAGCGAATGGATGCGCTACAAAACGTGCAAATTCGGCAGTACGGTGCTCGCGGGATGTGATTACGTTGGAGAGGGTCTTGCATCGTTCCTGGGCATTACGACACCGAAGTACAGCTACGAGATTGAGCAATTCAAACGCATGCAAGCAGAGCAGCACGAAGAGGATCGTGCAATCCAGACGTTCGTGGAACAACACCGTCCGCAGAATGGTGACACCGGTCATagcgtcattcaaccaccgtCCGCAGTACCTAAACCTGAAACCGGTACCAGTGAGGTTtacatggaaaatgaaattcaaaaattttaa
- the LOC128720094 gene encoding uncharacterized protein LOC128720094, with the protein MIRQILLKNDILVKLVAARGYSQPAGPAGPKAPTSATPSTPADVPGLSSRCVASKSGPVGPGAERNGTYKVPEYFNYNQTSYFEAEIEMSKFRIPQPSAKN; encoded by the coding sequence ATGATCCGGCAGATTTTGCTGAAAAACGACATCCTCGTGAAGCTGGTAGCAGCACGTGGCTACAGCCAGCCAGCGGGTCCTGCCGGACCGAAGGCTCCAACGTCGGCAACACCCTCAACACCAGCGGACGTTCCCGGATTGAGCTCGCGGTGCGTCGCCTCCAAGAGTGGCCCGGTTGGTCCGGGAGCTGAACGGAATGGCACCTACAAGGTACCGGAATACTTTAATTACAACCAAACGAGCTACTTTGAGGCCGAAATCGAGATGTCCAAATTTCGCATTCCGCAACCTTCAGCGAAAAATTGA
- the LOC128730992 gene encoding ribokinase: MAPCDYDVLVYGSCIVDFISYVPRLPKVGETLHGSRFATGNGGKGANQCVAAARLGSRTAIVGKLGDDPWGVAYRDALAAEGINVEQVDIVTGESTGIAQINVAANGDNQIVIVAGANKRLGPADVDARRTLFDRSRILVCQLETPVDGTIAALETFKGISIVNAAPADPNLPRSVLTLATIFCVNETEAALLTEMATVSDIEQAKTAVYKLQDMGCKTVIVTLGEKGAVFAQQGDPNVYHVKPVEVANVVDTTGAGDAFIGALAHFMAKHPDAKLANCIAAANRVAAWSVQKPGTQSSFPRYGDVDVPADLSTLQTQWQCV, from the exons ATGGCCCCCTGTGACTACGACGTGCTGGTGTACGGATCGTGCATAGTTGATTTCATAAG CTACGTTCCACGGCTACCGAAGGTCGGTGAAACCTTGCACGGGTCCAGGTTCGCCACCGGCAACGGTGGCAAAGGAGCGAACCAATGTGTGGCCGCGGCCAGGCTCGGAAGTCGAACCGCGATCGTGGGCAAGCTGGGTGACGATCCGTGGGGAGTGGCATACCGGGATGCACTCGCTGCCGAAGGGATCAACGTGGAGCAGGTTGATATCGTGACCGGGGAGAGCACGGGAATTGCGCAGATTAACGTCGCCGCCAACGGCGACAACCAGATAGTGATTGTTGCcggagcaaacaaacggctcGGTCCGGCGGACGTTGATGCGCGGCGCACGTTGTTCGATCGGTCACGCATTCTTGTCTGCCAGCTGGAGACACCGGTTGACGGAACGATCGCCGCACTGGAAACGTTCAAGGGTATCTCGATCGTGAATGCGGCTCCTGCCGATCCGAACCTACCGCGATCGGTGCTCACGTTGGCAACCATTTTCTGCGTTAACGAAACGGAAGCGGCACTTTTAACGGAAATGGCAACCGTCAGCGATATCGA ACAGGCGAAAACGGCCGTGTACAAGCTGCAGGACATGGGATGTAAAACGGTTATCGTAACGCTTGGTGAAAAGGGGGCAGTGTTTGCTCAACAGGGCGACCCAAATGTGTACCACGTCAAGCCGGTGGAAGTGGCCAACGTAGTTGATACTACG GGAGCCGGTGATGCATTTATTGGCGCGCTCGCTCATTTTATGGCCAAGCACCCTGATGCGAAACTGGCCAACTGCATTGCAGCGGCCAATAGAGTCGCGGCGTGGTCTGTGCAAAAACCGGGTACTCAGAGCAGCTTTCCGCGGTATGGCGACGTAGATGTTCCAGCCGATTTGTCTACGCTTCAAACCCAGTGGCAATGTGTTTGA